CCATTCTTTATGAAATATTCGTGATGTCTTCAGCTTTAGTGGGTGCCAACAACACGAAAGAAGCGCTGTGTTGTTATCCCAGTATTGGTCCAGGAACGATTGGTTGTCGAGCCCAATGACTGCCAATTTGTCGGTGGCAACGAATTTGCCATATCCACCCGGTAGCTGGTGGCATTAGTGAACACGTCCCAGTTCAGGACTGCGGCTCCGCTGTGCAACTGGATATGCAAATTACCGGAACTGGTCGTCGTCATATTTGTGGCGGGAGAATTGGTAAAATAATTGTCTGCAAACATGCGCATCACTGCATTCGTTTCCGTCAGGCCAAGGGGAAACACAGTATTATCACCAAATAAGGTGATCTGCACAGCCACCCCCAGTCCTGGAACCAACCAGTAATAATATTGGTTTTGATGTGAATCAACCACCCCATACGGGGGTACAGTGGCTTGGTAATTATGAACTTCATGCACGCGCAATGCAGGAACCGGGCCAATAGTCGGGAGGGCTAAAGTTCCGAATGCATCCACCGTGGCGCTCGCGGTGAAATGGTAGCTCGCTCCAAATTGGTCTCCATAAATTAATCCCTGCCAGGTTACCGTGCGATTCCAAGTCTGCAGGTATCGGACCGTGTTGGTTATATCCAGTGTGGAACTGTTAAAAACCACCAAAGAGCTTGCATCCACGTCCGCATCCACCGCAAAGCCATAATAGAACCGACCTTGGTTCGTCAGACTGTAGTATCGCCAGGCATTTTCATCGCTGGGTTCGATGGTATCCTGTTCCGCCCACCCGGCGCTGGGAAAAGATCCTCCGTCCAAACCACTGGAAGGCGAAATGATATCGGTGCGCAGTATTACTTCATTGCCTTGCTTCGATTGTGAAAAATTCCAGGACTGAGGGCCGTTGGTCGCCGGGGAGCCTGGTACGCCAGGCGATGTCGTCAAAGCCAGCATGGCCGCGACCCCCGTATTGTTGGTGCTGGAATAGGAGCGATTATATTGGCCACTCTGATGCGGCAGATCGTTGGCGCTAAAAACCGGTTGGGCCGAGGCGGAACTGGCTAACAGAGTGCTTAAGCAAAGGTAATGGAATAATTTCATAATTGTTGGTGGGTTATTAAAACGGTACAGGGACGTGGTGGAGGTTAAGGTTTGGTACGGAAAGCAGCGCCGGTTGAATCAATAAGTTTATTCACGCCGTCCAACGCTGTCTGCCGGTGTTCCAAAGCCCAGGCATCCGCCGGGTCTTTGGTTAATAGCTGGTCTATCAATTTGAGAGCCGGACCATAGGCTCCGGCAGAGATTTCCACTTCAGCCCGGCTTCGGAGGACTGAAAGATCACTTGGCTTTCGCTGTTCCCAGATGGTTATTAGCTGGCGCGCAAGGTCAGGGTTTTTTAACTCCAAAGCGAACTGGCAATAGGCCTGGCACTCCGCGGCGGAAGTCTCGGGCGATGCCACCACCCGCTGCATATTGGCAAGACAATTTGTGCCCGCCCAGGGCGAGTCGCTTACGGAACGGGCGCTCAAATCCAATTCCGCACGTGTGGCAAGATATCGCGCAAGCCGCCCAAGGCCAGGCATCATCGAAGGAGAATCGGACGCCATTTGATATAATTGGCATTGCATCCGCATGAGCGCCAAATCAATGACACCCCGCGGCGGCTGCCGATTCTGGAGGAGCATGCCGCCCAGCAGAGGGATCAGTGCCTCCGGGTGATGCTGCCAACTGGATTTGATCTGTTTGACGGCGGTCACGGGGTTGCCCAAAAACGGAAGCAGCAAATCTCTCAGTCCGTCCGTAGCTTCCAGCACGCCCTGTTCAAGACACGGAAGCCGCGGCATCCGCAGATTTCCAGATAATTTCATCAAGGCTGGAGAACCCCCGGAGAGTGGTATAAAAGCAGCAGTAAATGGTTCAGCCTGAAGCCGGCTTAGATTTGTTTTACCCGCGGATTGATCTTTCAACAACGAGTCAAGATCGTAAAAAGTTGCCGTGTTGGCATAGACTTCACAGGCCAGATTAATCTGTTCCCAGGTATTTGAATTTACCTCGTTATGAAGGGGCTTAAGTTGATCCCGGGCGTCGGCCAGGCGGCCTTGCATGGCTAATTGGGCAGCCGTAAGAAAAATCGGAGAGGGATCGTCCGGATAGAGCACCTTGAAAACTGCGATATGATTGGACATCTCCTGGTGCCGCCCCAATAGAAATTCCAAACCCAGGCTGTGCCGGTGGGCGCCATGATGATAAGGATCAAGTTGGATAGCCTGATTGAAAAATTTGAGCGCTTCGGGCGTTGAATCCGCCAGCAACCCCCGGGCAAAAGCGTTGTCCGCCTCATTTAAATTATTCGTCAATGATTCGCGGACATGAAGCACTCCTTGATTAAAAGTTCGCGCATCAAATAATTCATGCTCCCCCAGGCGCACCAGCGCCGCGCCGCGCTGGGAGCCTAAATCAGAACGCCGCATCAGGGCGTCCAATTCCATTTGCGCATGACGCGGTTCGGTCAACACCGTCCACGCTTGCGCCCGTTGCAGGCCCAGAAAAATCGGATCCTTGAAACCCTCGGCCTCGGCCTCTCCCCATAATCGAAGAGCATCACGCCAGCGACCGCCGCGCGCGGCAAGTTCGGCGTCACGCAAGGAAGTGATTTGGCGGGCCGAATCCCGTTCGGTCTTCAACGCATAATCAATGGAAATTCCCAGTGAGGCGATAGCCACCAGGCAACTTCCCATGAGCACGAGAGGGACATTCCGCTGGGCCAGCTTTTGCAATTTCAAAAACGGCCCCGGACGCCGTGCCTGAACGGGGCGGACTTCAAGAACCGCGCGTATCTCATCGGCAAGCTCCATCATGGAGGAGTAACGCTTGTCAATATCTTGCGCCATTGCCTTGGCGCAAACCGCAGCCAGATCGCGGGAAACATTCGGCGCCACACTTCGAACCGGCGCAGGCGCGCCGCCTAAAACTAAATCACGCAACTGACTTGACGGCGGCAGTGACCCGCCTGCCTGCGAATAAGGCATCCGACCGGTAAGCAAAGCGTAAAGCATTACTCCCAGCGAATAAACTTCCGTCTGTGGACCTGCTTGCTTGGTTTCACCGCGTAAAATTTCCGGCGGCATGAAAGGGATGGTTATCGGCTGGCCGGTTTGACCAGTAGCAAGCGGTGAATTGGGGTCCGCCCACATGGATTCCCCCCGTTCGGTTTGAACTAATTCTTCCTTCAGGGGAAAAGGGAACACTTGGAAATCCTTTTGCGCGCTCTTCAGAACATGGGCCGATCCCCAGTCAATGACACGCACATCACCAAATGAACCAACCAGGATATTCGCAGGCTTGAGGTCGCGATGAATGACTCCCCGGCTATGGGCATGTGCCATCACATCACAAACATGCAGGAGAAGTTCCAAAGCTCGCGGAATGGTCCATTCGGAATTCTTCGAGTCATGCACTTTCGCCCATATATCACCCAAAGTAAGTCCCGGAAGAAGTTGCGTCGTGTAAAATGGACGCCCGTCTGGGTCCAGCCCCATATCAAATATCGGAAGTATGCCGGGATGCTGCAACTGGCTGGCAATCTGCGCTTCGGCCAGGAATCGGTGCAATGCGGAAGGAGATTCCAGAGCCTTATGCCCTAATCGTTTCATCGCGACCTGGCGGCGGAAATCAAAATCCCAGACCTTCCAGACGACGCCTTGCCCGCCTCCACCGATACGCTCTATGAGTTCGTATTTCTGGAAAAAATCGGGCCGCGCAATCAACCCGGGGATCAAAACTTGCGCCGGCGTATCGGATGGCTCGGGCATCGGCTCAGCCGGCGTTGAATGCCCCCGCATACCCAGCGCCTCCCCGAACAAACATTTCGGGCAAACGCGGTACGGGTGATTCGCCTCAATCGGGCAGCCACAAGTATCGCACGTAATCATGAGACTCGCTATTCACGGGCCGCACCGGCACAGCGGCCCACACCTTTGATACGAGATTTAACTCCCAAGGTTACGTTAACGAGTCAGGAAAAAGGGAGAGCAGGTATTTTATTTCATCCTCGATTTCATCCTCGCCCGGGCCGGCATACTGGGCGACTTCCTTCCAGAGTTCTTTTCTTAATCGCGCGCGAAATTCGTGATACCCCTTTTTAAAGGAAGCAACGGTCATGTCCAGTTCCGCGGCTATTTCTTTTTGCGCCGCTTCGTCACCATCTCGCTCCTTTCGGACGAAGTAAGCCATGAACACTTCGGAATGCGTGGATCGTTTTGCGGCATTCTTGATGGCCTCAACCGCAAATAATTGATCGAACTCTCGTCCGAACTTTTTAAAAGCCGCCTGGTCGGCGCTGCCACTTGCGTCTCCTATGTCCTCAAAGGATACATGCTCGATCTTTCCTCCTGCTTTCTGGGTATGGGCGGCCCGCCATTGATCCTTGAGAAATGACCACAGGCAGACGGCTAGAAAGACGCGAAACTTTCTTTTATCATTGCGTTGAACATCGTGCAGCAAACTATCCCGTTCCTCCCAGCAACCAAGAATACGGCTGTGAAAAAAACTCTGCGTATAATCCTGGGCCCGGTCATGGCTGCACTTCCGCCGAAGAAAAAAATTATAGATCGCGTGCCAATACCGCTGGCAAAAAAGATCCAAGGCCATGCGGGCAGCTTTGTCATCCCCGTTTTGAATGACATCGAGGATAAGCGTCCATTGGGTCGTGGGAAAGCAATTTGGCACTACACTATCCTTAGGCTCGCTCATAGGATTAATGATGGATGAAAAAGATGCGCATGTCGGACCTTCTTTCGCAAGGACAATGTTCAACCTTCCAACGTATCGAGATCAGGCAAACAAGATTTCGCGGGCGTATATAAACCGGTTGAATAATTGGCGGAAGGGGAGGGATTCGAACCCCCGGTGACGCAAGCGCCACGGCAGTTTAGTAAACTGCAGCTTTAAACCACTCAGCCACCCTTCCACACATTTTTACTGTCCTTGCTCTTCATTATGGCTTCGCTGATTTAGGAGGCAAGCAGGTTCTTTGAGTTCGCGCTCATGACGCCGCCCACTCCACCTATTTGAACAGGCCCAGCAGGAAGCCCAGCACAAATAACGCAATACTCGCACCCGCGATGACCACTTGCGTCACCGAACAGATTTGCATGATGACTTCGCCGCGCTCGCGGCCTTCGTCGGCATTGTATTTCATCACCCGCTCAGCGGTGGATTTATAGACGCGGTACGACGGGACCAATGATGTCTTAAAAAGTTCGCGGGCTTGGGCTTCTTCGCGTTGATCCAGTAAAGCCAGTGTTTGCTTACGAACTTCCATATACACGCGCCGCGAACGCAGCAACGAATTATAATTGGCCAGATCCTCCGCGGAAAATACCGAACGCGCGTAGGCCGCGATGGACGAATTCACTTGTTGATTGTAAGCCGCGCTTTCGCTCACATAACGCTCGCGCTCGGTGGGAGAATCGCTCGTCAGCGCCAGCACAGTCCGATTGAAACCTTCGACCAGATTGGCATTGGCAAGACTCGAATCGCTCAACCCCGCCAGCGTGTCGTACACGATCCAGCGCGCATTGTTTTTGAGATATTCAATGCTGAGGAAACCCGCCGTGCCGATGAGGCATATCAATACCAACCCAGCCGCCAATCCCCGCGCGGGAAAATTCCGCCGGGACATTTTTCTGACCACAAAGGGAAGCGATTGAGAGCCGCTTGACATACCTCCAGCGATGCTTGCCCGAACCTTCGCAAAATGCAAGCTCGCTACATGTCCACGTGCGGCAGAATTTACTCATGTTTCCGATCATTGGGCCGGTCAACTGAGAAAGCTTTGCGCGCGCGGCGAAAAGCTTTTTTGGCCTCGGCGCGGCGTTTCGCATCCCGCGCATCTGCAACGAATATCGCGATAAAAAAACCTCCGGCCAGCAAGCCCAGCAAGGCGCAGACAGCCAGCAAAACCAAATCCGTGGTGCTCCAAATGATGGCGGTCATCAATCCGAATAAAAATGACCGGCATCACCCGATGCCGGCCACTCTTACCATCGGAACACAAATAAGATGCGCGGGCGAAAAGATTGTTCCCGAAAATATCGCGAAAAAAAACGGCTTAAAGCTGCTCCGGCTTGGTCAGCAACGCCGCGATCCGCGCCAGCAGTCGCCCCGCCGCGCCGCCGTCCAGCACGCGATGATCGAAACTAAGCGTCAAGTTCGCCTCCATGACCGGCACAAATTGGCCTTTCGCCGCGTCCCAGCTTGGCACAAGCCGACCCGCGCCCATGCCCAGCACGAGCGTTTGTTCCGGCAGCGGAATCGGCGTGGCCCAAGTCAGGCCGAACGTACCGAAGTTAGTGACGGTCGCAATCGAACCGCCGGTCGCATCGGCGGGCAAACGCCGTTGCCGCGCAAGTTCAACCAATTCATTGTAACGCCCGACCATTTCCTTGAGCGAGCGTTTGTCGGCGTTGCGAATCACCGGAACCAGCACACCGTCCTCAGCTTCCACAGCAAAGCCCACATCAATCGCCGATGGATGAACAATTTTATTGCCAACCAACCGTCCCGCCGGCGCGCTGTTTTCCGCAAGGGCGAGCGCCAATGCGCGCATCGCGTAAAGCGCAGGGCCGGGTTTGGGATCGG
This portion of the Verrucomicrobiia bacterium genome encodes:
- a CDS encoding MCP four helix bundle domain-containing protein, which encodes MSRRNFPARGLAAGLVLICLIGTAGFLSIEYLKNNARWIVYDTLAGLSDSSLANANLVEGFNRTVLALTSDSPTERERYVSESAAYNQQVNSSIAAYARSVFSAEDLANYNSLLRSRRVYMEVRKQTLALLDQREEAQARELFKTSLVPSYRVYKSTAERVMKYNADEGRERGEVIMQICSVTQVVIAGASIALFVLGFLLGLFK
- a CDS encoding protein kinase, which produces MPEPSDTPAQVLIPGLIARPDFFQKYELIERIGGGGQGVVWKVWDFDFRRQVAMKRLGHKALESPSALHRFLAEAQIASQLQHPGILPIFDMGLDPDGRPFYTTQLLPGLTLGDIWAKVHDSKNSEWTIPRALELLLHVCDVMAHAHSRGVIHRDLKPANILVGSFGDVRVIDWGSAHVLKSAQKDFQVFPFPLKEELVQTERGESMWADPNSPLATGQTGQPITIPFMPPEILRGETKQAGPQTEVYSLGVMLYALLTGRMPYSQAGGSLPPSSQLRDLVLGGAPAPVRSVAPNVSRDLAAVCAKAMAQDIDKRYSSMMELADEIRAVLEVRPVQARRPGPFLKLQKLAQRNVPLVLMGSCLVAIASLGISIDYALKTERDSARQITSLRDAELAARGGRWRDALRLWGEAEAEGFKDPIFLGLQRAQAWTVLTEPRHAQMELDALMRRSDLGSQRGAALVRLGEHELFDARTFNQGVLHVRESLTNNLNEADNAFARGLLADSTPEALKFFNQAIQLDPYHHGAHRHSLGLEFLLGRHQEMSNHIAVFKVLYPDDPSPIFLTAAQLAMQGRLADARDQLKPLHNEVNSNTWEQINLACEVYANTATFYDLDSLLKDQSAGKTNLSRLQAEPFTAAFIPLSGGSPALMKLSGNLRMPRLPCLEQGVLEATDGLRDLLLPFLGNPVTAVKQIKSSWQHHPEALIPLLGGMLLQNRQPPRGVIDLALMRMQCQLYQMASDSPSMMPGLGRLARYLATRAELDLSARSVSDSPWAGTNCLANMQRVVASPETSAAECQAYCQFALELKNPDLARQLITIWEQRKPSDLSVLRSRAEVEISAGAYGPALKLIDQLLTKDPADAWALEHRQTALDGVNKLIDSTGAAFRTKP